One Nitrospira sp. DNA window includes the following coding sequences:
- a CDS encoding Efflux ABC transporter, ATP-binding protein translates to MNDIVIEGLTKSYAPGWPGRPPFVALDGLSLTVERGEIFGFLGPNGAGKTTTLKILMGLVRATSGRALLLGQPAGDVATRSRIGFLPESPYFYDYLTAEEFLGFYGQLAGLERAVITQRVTDLLRLVGLSDARTRQLRKFSKGMLQRIGLAQALIHDPELVILDEPMTGLDPVGRKQVRDLILSLRDRGKTIFFSTHILHDVEMICDRVGIVMKGRLLASGRVDELVRQDHTQSVEIVCRQIKAEGNAFIHSLATRVLQQGQQCLIVLPNPDAVDVVVGEIRRQGGRLLSVTPHKASLEDLFFQEAAHEVSRVQPSMCSGRAS, encoded by the coding sequence GTGAACGACATCGTCATCGAGGGTCTTACAAAGTCGTATGCTCCCGGCTGGCCTGGGCGACCGCCGTTCGTGGCGCTTGATGGGCTTTCTTTGACGGTCGAGCGAGGAGAAATTTTTGGTTTTCTTGGCCCAAATGGGGCCGGCAAGACGACGACATTGAAAATTCTCATGGGCTTGGTCCGTGCGACCAGCGGACGTGCGCTCTTGCTGGGACAGCCTGCAGGCGATGTGGCTACCCGCAGCCGGATCGGTTTCTTGCCGGAGTCGCCCTATTTTTACGACTATCTCACGGCCGAGGAGTTTCTCGGCTTTTACGGGCAACTTGCCGGATTGGAACGTGCGGTCATTACCCAGCGGGTGACCGATTTGTTGCGCCTCGTCGGGCTCAGCGACGCGCGAACCAGGCAATTGCGCAAATTTTCGAAGGGGATGTTGCAACGCATCGGACTCGCTCAAGCGCTGATTCATGATCCGGAACTCGTCATCCTCGACGAGCCGATGACCGGGTTAGACCCGGTCGGGAGAAAACAGGTGCGAGACCTGATTCTGAGCCTGCGCGATCGAGGCAAGACGATCTTTTTCAGCACACACATTTTGCATGATGTGGAAATGATCTGCGACCGTGTCGGCATTGTGATGAAGGGACGGTTGCTCGCCAGTGGGCGGGTCGATGAACTGGTCCGGCAAGACCATACGCAGTCCGTGGAGATCGTGTGTCGGCAGATCAAGGCGGAAGGCAATGCCTTCATCCACTCACTTGCCACGCGTGTGCTGCAACAGGGCCAGCAATGCCTGATCGTCTTACCAAACCCGGATGCGGTGGATGTCGTGGTGGGCGAGATCAGGCGTCAAGGAGGGCGGCTCCTCTCTGTGACGCCGCATAAAGCGTCGTTGGAAGATCTGTTTTTTCAGGAGGCTGCACATGAGGTTTCGCGTGTTCAGCCGT
- a CDS encoding pilin produces MLSKDRGFTLIELMIVVAILGIVAAIAMPNFLRYRVQATQAEARSNLVAIFVAETAFFSEREQFGNFSDIGFVLAGNATNRYTYRTGAGVGAGLGPNGGNLCGASGSCDTIQTEVPMAGVVTFTGTVGNATTSMTGFTATAAANLDGDATHDGWYVNDAKQGLSGAQPNDVSS; encoded by the coding sequence ATGCTATCGAAAGACCGAGGGTTCACACTGATCGAATTAATGATTGTGGTTGCTATCTTGGGCATTGTGGCAGCCATCGCAATGCCGAATTTTCTTCGATACCGGGTACAGGCGACTCAGGCGGAGGCGCGGTCGAATCTGGTAGCAATTTTCGTGGCGGAGACGGCGTTTTTCAGCGAGCGGGAGCAGTTTGGGAATTTCTCGGATATCGGCTTTGTCTTGGCTGGTAATGCGACAAATCGCTACACCTATCGAACAGGTGCGGGTGTTGGTGCCGGGCTTGGTCCGAACGGCGGCAATCTCTGTGGGGCCTCAGGCAGTTGCGATACGATTCAGACGGAAGTTCCCATGGCAGGAGTTGTGACCTTCACCGGAACGGTCGGGAACGCGACGACATCTATGACAGGGTTTACCGCGACCGCAGCGGCGAACCTCGACGGTGATGCCACGCACGACGGGTGGTATGTCAACGATGCGAAACAAGGATTGAGCGGGGCACAGCCCAACGATGTTTCAAGCTGA
- a CDS encoding TPR domain protein, which translates to MLGYQAELEQETEQAIKEYQLALQTDPSSNYLKARLAVLYFAAGDVPAAVRFADEVADAPDLDAQMLGQIGGMYAAAGKPDKALRLFNRAIQQEPQRSEHFFAKGLLLANQKQYAEAEDTIRSGIKVSPDSAVGYYYLGRIGVEARDFDRATAHFEQAVTLNPAFEPAYVALGSVYEAKQDREKAIDIYRRYLQGVNPKNREIRHHLIRLQVSAKQYDEALQELEGMLAEDPSDLDAQLRMGLVYGEQKNYPKAIQQLNQILTVRPAELKVRDYLGYLYEETKDYAKAIDAYRHNLTLEPSYFEGHLHLGILQYRLKHYADAIQHLREASRLNPKQPEAHIVLGLSHFQAEQYEPSLQAFLEGIRYNPDNADLHFNAGTAYDKLNRFDDVVKAMEETLTLDPHHADALNYLGYSYAERGVKIEEAIRLTKQAVALRPTNGYYVDSLAWAFFKKGLLTEALTEMKRAVALVGDDPVIYEHLGEIYLKQQSFSEGREALLHSLELDPSNDKLMQRFRELGLGDPTKEERIRQAIRRVSDRKTTTSTQ; encoded by the coding sequence ATGCTCGGGTATCAGGCCGAGTTGGAGCAGGAGACGGAGCAAGCTATTAAGGAGTATCAACTCGCGCTTCAGACCGATCCTTCGTCCAATTATCTGAAGGCTCGGCTGGCCGTGCTGTATTTCGCGGCCGGAGATGTGCCTGCAGCCGTGCGGTTTGCCGATGAAGTGGCCGATGCGCCGGATTTGGACGCCCAGATGCTCGGTCAAATCGGCGGAATGTATGCCGCCGCAGGAAAGCCGGATAAGGCGTTGCGGTTGTTCAATCGCGCCATCCAGCAGGAGCCGCAGCGAAGCGAACATTTCTTTGCCAAGGGATTGTTGCTCGCCAACCAGAAACAGTACGCCGAAGCGGAAGACACGATTCGGTCCGGGATCAAGGTGAGCCCCGACTCGGCGGTGGGCTATTACTATTTAGGTCGAATTGGGGTCGAGGCAAGGGATTTTGATCGGGCGACGGCGCATTTCGAGCAGGCGGTCACGTTGAATCCGGCGTTTGAGCCGGCGTACGTGGCATTGGGGTCGGTCTACGAAGCGAAGCAAGACCGTGAGAAAGCTATCGACATCTATCGCCGATACTTGCAGGGAGTGAATCCCAAGAATCGGGAAATCCGACACCACCTCATTCGGCTGCAAGTGTCGGCGAAACAGTATGACGAAGCGCTTCAAGAGTTGGAGGGAATGCTGGCGGAGGATCCGTCGGATCTCGATGCCCAACTCAGGATGGGGCTCGTCTACGGAGAGCAGAAAAACTATCCCAAGGCCATTCAACAGTTGAATCAGATCCTCACGGTGCGTCCGGCTGAACTCAAGGTGCGCGACTATCTGGGGTACCTGTATGAAGAGACCAAGGATTACGCCAAGGCGATCGACGCCTACCGGCACAATCTTACGTTGGAGCCGTCGTATTTCGAGGGGCACCTGCATCTGGGGATATTGCAGTATCGACTCAAGCACTATGCCGATGCGATCCAACACCTTCGAGAGGCCAGCCGATTGAATCCCAAGCAGCCGGAGGCCCATATCGTCCTCGGGCTCTCGCATTTTCAAGCGGAGCAATATGAACCGTCCCTTCAGGCCTTCCTGGAAGGGATTCGCTACAATCCGGACAACGCGGACCTGCATTTCAATGCCGGTACGGCCTACGACAAATTGAACCGGTTCGACGATGTGGTGAAGGCGATGGAGGAGACGCTCACATTGGATCCCCATCACGCGGATGCGCTGAACTACCTGGGCTATAGCTATGCGGAACGTGGCGTGAAAATCGAAGAGGCGATTAGGCTGACGAAGCAGGCCGTCGCACTCCGGCCGACCAACGGGTATTACGTCGATAGTCTCGCCTGGGCCTTCTTCAAGAAGGGGTTACTGACCGAAGCCTTGACTGAAATGAAGCGGGCTGTGGCGTTGGTCGGTGATGATCCCGTGATCTATGAGCACCTGGGTGAGATTTATTTGAAACAACAATCCTTTTCTGAGGGGCGAGAAGCCCTTTTGCATTCACTGGAACTCGATCCCTCGAACGACAAGCTGATGCAGCGTTTCCGTGAACTTGGTTTGGGCGATCCCACCAAAGAAGAACGCATCCGTCAGGCCATTCGCCGCGTTTCCGACCGTAAGACGACCACATCGACCCAATAA
- a CDS encoding Replicative DNA helicase (DnaB) translates to MKSLSAVDLTSPKLPPQNVEAEQSVLGAILLDNQAMAKAMEILTDEEFYRTAHRKIYQAMLDLSDRGEVIDQITLTECLKGRSELDAVGGSAYLAELVQVVPTAANIRYHSKIVRDKALLRGLIQTSTEVITRGYDGTAAVDELLDFAERSVFGLAQGKLDRSFTPVNQIIKESLDVVDRLSKRKERVTGVPTGYYDLDDLTAGLQPSDLIVIAGRPSMGKTSLALGMAQHAALHASTVVGIFSLEMSKPQLVLRMLSSEARVDSHALRTGRLQKEDWWRLAEAAGKLEQAPIFIDDSGAVTVQQMRGKARRLKAERGLDLLIVDYLQLMQGKSDAESRQQEISDISRSLKSLAKELNVPVIALSQLSRAVEARKPPIPMLADLRESGAIEQDADVVMFIYREEVYEPGTERKGIADILVSKHRNGPIGKRELFFHDRFAKFESLESRESV, encoded by the coding sequence ATGAAGTCGCTCTCCGCCGTCGATCTGACCTCTCCCAAGTTGCCCCCGCAGAATGTCGAGGCCGAACAGTCGGTCCTGGGCGCCATTCTATTGGACAACCAGGCCATGGCCAAGGCCATGGAGATCCTGACGGATGAGGAGTTTTACCGGACCGCGCACCGCAAGATCTATCAAGCGATGCTGGACCTATCCGATCGGGGCGAGGTAATCGACCAAATCACGTTGACGGAATGTCTGAAGGGACGCTCCGAACTCGATGCGGTCGGAGGATCGGCCTATCTGGCTGAACTCGTGCAGGTGGTGCCGACGGCCGCCAACATTCGCTACCACAGCAAGATCGTGCGCGATAAGGCGCTGTTGCGTGGACTCATTCAGACCTCGACGGAAGTGATTACCCGCGGGTATGACGGCACGGCGGCGGTCGACGAGCTACTCGACTTTGCCGAGCGCTCGGTCTTCGGTCTCGCGCAGGGAAAGCTTGATCGCTCCTTCACGCCGGTGAACCAGATCATCAAGGAAAGCCTGGATGTGGTAGACCGATTGTCCAAGCGGAAGGAACGGGTGACCGGTGTGCCGACCGGATACTACGACCTGGACGATCTCACGGCGGGGCTGCAACCCTCGGATCTGATCGTCATTGCCGGACGCCCGAGCATGGGCAAGACGAGCCTGGCGCTCGGCATGGCGCAACATGCCGCCCTCCATGCCAGCACCGTCGTCGGGATCTTCAGCCTCGAAATGTCGAAGCCGCAACTCGTGCTCCGTATGTTGAGTTCCGAGGCCCGCGTCGATTCACACGCGCTCCGGACCGGCAGGCTGCAAAAGGAAGACTGGTGGCGATTGGCGGAAGCAGCCGGCAAGTTGGAACAAGCGCCGATCTTCATCGATGACTCGGGAGCCGTGACGGTGCAGCAGATGCGCGGGAAGGCCAGGCGGCTCAAGGCGGAACGCGGCCTTGATTTGCTCATCGTGGACTATTTGCAACTCATGCAGGGAAAGAGCGATGCTGAGTCGCGACAACAGGAAATTTCCGACATTTCGCGTTCCTTGAAAAGTCTGGCGAAAGAACTCAACGTCCCAGTCATCGCGCTCTCGCAGTTGAGCCGTGCCGTCGAAGCCAGGAAGCCGCCGATTCCAATGCTGGCCGATCTGCGGGAAAGCGGCGCCATCGAACAGGATGCCGACGTGGTCATGTTCATCTACCGCGAAGAAGTCTACGAACCAGGTACGGAGCGGAAAGGAATCGCCGATATTTTGGTCAGCAAACATCGCAACGGTCCGATCGGGAAACGAGAATTGTTCTTTCACGATCGGTTCGCCAAGTTCGAGAGTCTGGAGAGTCGCGAGTCTGTTTGA